One Salvia splendens isolate huo1 unplaced genomic scaffold, SspV2 ctg626, whole genome shotgun sequence genomic window carries:
- the LOC121790800 gene encoding E3 ubiquitin-protein ligase BAH1-like isoform X1 has protein sequence MKFCNEYEEMMQRLGQRKLPRIGCGTLNNILESCRKQLLHSHTADVRDNQANADGVSADSQPCSVCKGTFFPPLLKEIQGVVRFFNSRVQALLDRHLPSGCCKCFLWLGDRLLGTDVELIQECETLIAYATINTIAVRRLLQKYDKIHYSKQGQAFKSRAVSMQVEILQSPWLYELMALHINLREAKANMGSAPLQLDGFNLIFDNTKPSLSFELFDSISLNIELTCSICLETLFDPVSLGCGHLFCYMCACKASSVSVVDGLKAASGRKKCPVCREVGIYESAVNLEELHILLKRRSYLDSWPEYWEERRKMEKAERIEEAKQHWQSQAARFMGI, from the exons ATGAAGTTCTGTAACGAATACGAGGAGATGATGCAGAGGTTGGGGCAGAGGAAATTGCCTCGGATTGGCTGTGGGACCCTCAACAATATTTTGGAAAGTTGCAGAAAACAGCTCCTCCATTCACATACTGCTGATGTTCGTGACAATCAAGCTAATGCTGACGGTGTTTCTGCTGACTCACAGCCCTGTTCAG TGTGCAAGGGGACGTTTTTCCCTCCGCTTCTCAAGGAAATCCAGGGAGTAGTCAGATTCTTCAATAGCAGAGTGCAGGCACTGCTTGATCGTCACTTACCATCGGGTTGCTGCAAGTGCTTTCTTTGGTTGGGAGATAGATTACTAGGAACTGATGTTGAGCTTATTCAAGAATGTGAAACTCTTATTGCTTATGCTACCATTAACACCATTGCTGTGCGCAGATTGCTCCAAAAATACGACAAG ATTCATTATTCTAAGCAAGGTCAAGCTTTCAAGTCGCGTGCTGTAAGCATGCAGGTTGAGATCCTTCAGTCACCGTGGCTCTATGAACTTATGGCTCTCCACATAAATTTAAGAGAGGCTAAAGCAAATATGGGAAGTGCTCCTCTACAATTAGATGGTTTCAATCTGATATTTGACAATACGAAACCATCTCTCTCTTTTGAGCTCTTTGATTCAATCAGTCTCAACATTGAGTTAACCTGCTCGATATGCTTG GAGACATTATTTGATCCTGTATCTCTTGGCTGCGGTCATCTGTTTTGCTACATGTGTGCGTGTAAAGCTAGTTCAGTGAGCGTAGTGGACGGGCTCAAGGCAGCTAGCGGGCGTAAGAAATGTCCAGTTTGCCGTGAG GTGGGAATATACGAATCTGCTGTGAATTTGGAAGAATTGCATATCCTATTGAAAAGAAG GAGTTATTTGGACAGTTGGCCTGAGTACTGGGAAGAACGCCGCAAAATGGAGAAAGCAGAGAGAATTGAGGAGGCAAAGCAGCATTGGCAGTCTCAGGCAGCTCGATTTATGGGTATTTGA
- the LOC121790800 gene encoding E3 ubiquitin-protein ligase BAH1-like isoform X2 — translation MKFCNEYEEMMQRLGQRKLPRIGCGTLNNILESCRKQLLHSHTADVRDNQANADGVSADSQPCSVCKGTFFPPLLKEIQGVVRFFNSRVQALLDRHLPSGCCKCFLWLGDRLLGTDVELIQECETLIAYATINTIAVRRLLQKYDKIHYSKQGQAFKSRAVSMQVEILQSPWLYELMALHINLREAKANMGSAPLQLDGFNLIFDNTKPSLSFELFDSISLNIELTCSICLETLFDPVSLGCGHLFCYMCACKASSVSVVDGLKAASGRKKCPVCREVGIYESAVNLEELHILLKRSWPEYWEERRKMEKAERIEEAKQHWQSQAARFMGI, via the exons ATGAAGTTCTGTAACGAATACGAGGAGATGATGCAGAGGTTGGGGCAGAGGAAATTGCCTCGGATTGGCTGTGGGACCCTCAACAATATTTTGGAAAGTTGCAGAAAACAGCTCCTCCATTCACATACTGCTGATGTTCGTGACAATCAAGCTAATGCTGACGGTGTTTCTGCTGACTCACAGCCCTGTTCAG TGTGCAAGGGGACGTTTTTCCCTCCGCTTCTCAAGGAAATCCAGGGAGTAGTCAGATTCTTCAATAGCAGAGTGCAGGCACTGCTTGATCGTCACTTACCATCGGGTTGCTGCAAGTGCTTTCTTTGGTTGGGAGATAGATTACTAGGAACTGATGTTGAGCTTATTCAAGAATGTGAAACTCTTATTGCTTATGCTACCATTAACACCATTGCTGTGCGCAGATTGCTCCAAAAATACGACAAG ATTCATTATTCTAAGCAAGGTCAAGCTTTCAAGTCGCGTGCTGTAAGCATGCAGGTTGAGATCCTTCAGTCACCGTGGCTCTATGAACTTATGGCTCTCCACATAAATTTAAGAGAGGCTAAAGCAAATATGGGAAGTGCTCCTCTACAATTAGATGGTTTCAATCTGATATTTGACAATACGAAACCATCTCTCTCTTTTGAGCTCTTTGATTCAATCAGTCTCAACATTGAGTTAACCTGCTCGATATGCTTG GAGACATTATTTGATCCTGTATCTCTTGGCTGCGGTCATCTGTTTTGCTACATGTGTGCGTGTAAAGCTAGTTCAGTGAGCGTAGTGGACGGGCTCAAGGCAGCTAGCGGGCGTAAGAAATGTCCAGTTTGCCGTGAG GTGGGAATATACGAATCTGCTGTGAATTTGGAAGAATTGCATATCCTATTGAAAAGAAG TTGGCCTGAGTACTGGGAAGAACGCCGCAAAATGGAGAAAGCAGAGAGAATTGAGGAGGCAAAGCAGCATTGGCAGTCTCAGGCAGCTCGATTTATGGGTATTTGA